The region ccagctctgccatgcagccactgttggacccttgaacaaggcccttaaccctctattcTCCAGGGGcgcacaatggctgaccctgcgctctgaccccagcttccaaacaagcttggatatgcaaagaaaaaattttgttgtactgtacatgtgtatatgtatatatgacaaataatggcATTCTATCTATgctggaaaaggaaaaaaaacttccccaaactgttgggtGTGGCTCAACAAACataacatacttttggccatgcagtgtAAATGCTATATGTAGAGACATTCTGTACACTtacaaaagaacaaaataattaaaaatgcatgacGTTGGTATTTCAGTAGTTTGTTGTTCTGCACATGGATTaagaaggagaaaaaaaaaaaaacatacgtTTAAAATAACCATGTAAGTTTAaccataaattaaaataaaacctttaCATGTTATGATAATGTGTCTGTGGCTGCCtacaaaaatgtaatgtataaatCTTCCTGCTAGTTTATGACCTTTCTAATAGTTCACATTATTGATCATTTTCTTATGTCTGTAGTTCCACTCTCCAGTTTCAATGGTCAGTAGAATaaaagggagggagggagggaggggatTTTCAGCTGGTTTTCCTGGATGTGGTGTAGAAAGGCTCTGCTAAAAAGTGAAAAGTCCAGATGTGCTGGGTTTTCTGTGTAAGAGCGAGCCAAAAAGAGAAAGTGCCTGGATCAGTTTGGGaaaattacacaaaaagaaCGCCACTCGGTTTTGTTTCATAATCGAGCACCATGTTTGCAGGACGACAGAGAAAACGGGTGAATggaacagtacacacacacacacttcaaaattgtgtgtactgtacacagtatcaaaaatacacacaggctttccaaacacacacacacacacacaaaataaacgACTACTTACGGGGTGACGCAGATGAACTTGGTCTTCAGATATGGCTGAATGACTAAAGAAAAAAGCAGGAATAACAACAAACATgattaaaacacaacacacacatttctaaTCTGGACAAGACATGTTAGGACACCTGTTCTGGGTTAAATGAACCATGATATTCTGAGAACGCATGCCACTCTGAGGGAAGCATTGTCTTGTAAACATCTACTCTGTTATGTTGTTCCAAACACAAGCACAGCCAAACATTTCTGATTTTCCAAGCAGCACATGTAAAATTTTACAAAGCTCTGGGACATCTGAGAAAAACAATTCTAAGTAAGCCTGGACCTTTTCTGTTAActtgtatattaaaaaaaagagtaCGAGTGTCATTCTTAACATTTGGGCAGAGGCAAATCGCTAGTCAGCTGTTGGCAAATCCAGCATCCTGTTGCGTAATATCTACACATACTGCACATGAGCAGGAGAGATTTTAAATAAGGCCAGTCCACCCGGTCCTGTagaccagcggtccccaaccttttctgcaccacggactggttttatttaagatatactttataaataaaattatacgacaagcataaaaaaaacacaaagtgcataacaatactaatcaacagtgatggaaaatcagtgggaactcTGAGCTTTTGTTGTTGCTACGAGACACTCCCACGTACGGGGTGATAGGAAACAATAACACCCGAtgtgtgttccttatgtccaggCTACTCCGTAGCTGTTTTGGTTGCcatcactgcagaaaatcccacTTCGCAAAGATAGGATGTTAAAAATGGAAGCagttttttcattgcttttgtagcgctctctaattatttattctttctgtgcggcctgaTGATAAATGACTGGTACTGGtccgtggcccggtggttggagACCACTGCTGTAGACCATTTACAGACGTGCTTAATTTAGTAAATGTGAGTAAAAGTTTTGATGCTATGATTTAAAGAATTAtagctttttttaaaaagcagctttacatcatattcaatgtaatttttttttattaacaaagACTTGACGTATTTCAGACTGTGATAAGTGATGCTGCTCTCCCTTAAATAAATCAACATGTATTCAGTATAAGTacctttatattaataaaaagaatGATACTGTATTTCATTCATGTAAACACTGTATTTACAATCCCCAACAAGACTAGCAATACAGTGTCAATGTTGTTCTGAGATCACAATCGTCTCTTACTCAAATACTATCTTTTATGTCTCTTTCTTTCACTGGTCAGTCTGTGCATTTAACCTTAACTGTTTTACAGTAAGTACACCATACTATTACAGTGTGTAGAACTCACCACATGTGGGATCTGGGAATTCAGAATCAGGCTGGGCTTCGGGTCTGCAGTATTTGCCGAAAGCCTCCTCTTTAGGGATGTCAGGGAAAAGGTAGACAAGTGGAGACACAAGGATGTTGGTGGCATCCATGATCTTGTAGCCCATAATGATCTCGGCAAAGGACATGCTGTTCAGCTGCTGCTTAGTGTAGGGCTCCACCGACTGGATCTGTGTCTTACCTACAAGACACGCCCGGTGCAAACCCTGTGAGGCTAAATAACAGTTCTGAACATTCATGCAGCAAGGTTTCCTCTCACATAGACACTTACCACTGATGTCCTTTTCCACCCAGGTGAATGTAATGCCTCCCTCCTTACTACTCTCACTGAAGCGTAGCAGAAAGGTGCCAGGAGGTTTTGGGCTGAGGATGGCCCTCTCTCTTTCCTTACTGATAAAGCCCATGATGTACCTaaaacacagttacacacagtaGTGAAATACACTTTGACTTGAAGTACAACATATAACATAGGACAGGGTTTATCAAGCGGCCCACATTGGTCCCacagtggtttacaagatgtagtGTAaatcctccacaagggggcgttagTGTACAAGTTTGGTTCGTTTTTATGCACCATTTAAAAttggtttatttctttcttttttttggttcactacCCCACAGAGTTtgtgacccagggtttgaaaacccTGACAAAAGGGACCAAAAGGAATAGAGACTATGAtccaagtcaatataatataatgactACATATATAATGAGTCTGGTAGTCTGTGTCAGTGTATACAAGAGGAGGCCATGTGACTAGGAACTTTACTAGGAAGTCTTTTAATTCTCTCTAAAACAGTCTGTCATTTGTGAAGTCAATTTGTGAAGCAATTACTAAATATGGATTAAAAGAAGAACCTTTTAATACAGCTAAGTGAAAACATTCTGTGAGGCGCTTCAAAAAGCTTCTAATGCAAACTGTGTGAAAGTGCAGAGTGAGCACTCACCCTTCATTCCACAAAGCCAGAATGTATTTCTTCACCAGGTCAATGATGTTATCCAACCATACCCAGAATGAGAAACCTTTTCCTGCCATGttctcctgcacacacacacatggtgaaTATGctttgaatatttttttttctaaatgaaTATTAAGCAAGAACAGCGTGCCAGCCACAAAAACCTACTTTGCAAAACTTGGCCCAAGTGATCTGGCAACCAGAGTAGTTCACACACTGACCTAAACACAGAAAAAGACAAGAGCAAGCATGTGGATTAATGTATGAGATAAATACTCTGAGCAGaacgtacacatacacacaaagagACAAGCATACCGAGCAGTTTCTCGGCGAGTGTGGTCAGTTGCTCAATCGTTAGGCCTCTTTTAGTCGTGGAGGAAAACTGCCAGCTTAGAACTTCAGCCACCTGATCCCAAGTGCCCACGGGTGGCTTAGTGAAGAAATTTACATTCTGAAGAAGAAAGAGAGAATTAAAAATCACATcaacagaacaaaaatatatcTGCTTTTGTATTACTGTTATTTCACTCACCTTGGGATGGTTAGTCAGCATGTTGTACCACAAAATAGATGCCCATGCATTGGGCATCTGACAGATATTAGAAATGACCACAACAGGAAGAGAGTGTGTCtgcacaaaagaaaaaaaatatgattATATAAGGCTTCAGATCTGGTTAGCCAATCACTTCACAATACACTTCTCTGAGAGTATCCCAAGTTACTTGACATAGAAAATAAAACAGTCATGTATTTTGACTGGTCAGCCTCTAGGTGGTGCCTATGTACCAGCATTAGTGCAATTTGATGCCAGTAAACGTTCTTAGTATTACAGAATCCCTGTGAAAACGAGCCATAAAGGGATTAGAAGAACATTCCACTGTgtgtttgatttggcacagtaaCTGGAAGAATGCCCTTCCCGACGCAAAAGAAAaacttaaagaaaaataaaacaataatattgtGTTACATATATAGCTAATTTATGAAATTAcactggggtggcacagtgggatgcAGAGAGTGTGACTGTCACACAGATCCAGGATACTGTATGGTGAATtgatgccctgtgtgtgtgtgtgtgtttccaatGCTGCTAAAGCTTTATTAAGATGAAGTCAATTTTCTTTAGAGCTCAACGTCGTGTTCGCCTACTGAAATGATGTAGTACGGATCTGTTTGACACCATCAATCTTCTCACATATTGCAAATATTTTGTGTGCTGGCTCACCTCAAGGTCAATCTTCAGGCCCTGGTGGTAGACCTCTGTCTCAAAGGTGATGAGGTGAAGTTCCTCTGTCACTATCAGGGAAGCCTTAAGGTCAGAGGGAAACACGTattaatacttttggccttgttACAATTTTATGTTCCTCCTAATGGAGAACTAGCTAATCAACACTATAACTGCATCTACTGGCACACTATTAATATGCAAACACTCACGTCACTGTTGGTCCGGCCGCCGTTGCCGCATCTCTGTTCTCGCAGAGtctgaaaaatagaaaaatacgtCGTCAAAATTACATTTCCAGCAGGACTTCAGACTCTTGCTATGGAACACATTAGCAAACTGGTGAGTTGTTACTAAACCAGGGCGTCACCAAAACGTAAATTTGAATATTAATCTACCATTAAAGTATGTGCTCACCAGATGTTTGAACTCAGCTGACAGGCTGCCATTATTGGACTCCTCCATGTTCATCACCTTGGTGTTCGTGCCTAGGATGTTAAACTTTCGGGACCTGAAGAAGAAAGAAACAGGTCACTGGATCAGaagtttaaataattgatttattgcacctgttagcaatagctGTGGCTGAAAGACATAAATTCAAAATAACACCGTGCGGCTGGCTAAAAACATCATCTCTGATACtaatcatgttttaaacagtGACTATGTACTTCTTCCATCTGGATGACGATACAGTGTTCCACGGTTTAATAAGGTTAGACTGAAGCACTCTTTTGTGCACCAGTCAATccttaaattaaacaaagagcTTAAGCCATAATTATCAAAGGTGTTATAAGTTTGTATAATGTTTGTGTTCTATGTGTTGTAATGttaatgtgttgtgttgtaACAGAGCTACTGTGTTTTTATGCAAGACAAATTTCAGATCTGATCTGACAATAAAGtattatctatctttctatctatctatctaaaaataaaaggcCTCCCAGTACTTCTGACCATATAGTGTTCGTCTTTATGCTGAGACTGACACTTACCCTCGAATGGCTGCCACATCTCCGGATTCCCTGTAGAGAAACATTATTGACAAGGTTAaatatgttatttaataatctCACTTTATTTTTGGACTAAAGAAGGTCTTAACTTACTTGTCGATGCACACTTTAATCTTTAGCTGATAGTTCAATTCTGGAAATTTTACCAGTAAcctgaaacaaaaaaatacaaaaacgcaataaattattatttttttttttttgatgattTCTATACAGCATGTTTTTGTACGTGTTTGTTCTTACCGCACTTTGTTGGTGAACTGAACTCCTGTCTTGATGACCAAAGGTCTGTCTGGGTGCATTGGCATGCACGGCTGCCTCTCGACTACAAACgcactaaaataataaacacacaacatcaGGGGGCTATTCAAAAATGCTTAATGGACTGTACTGAACAAATATGCTGCAGTTGTGAACAATGCTGCGCACAGCTATCACTGCccagaagaagaatgcctttatttgtcatatatacatataactcCTCCTACTTTGAGGCAACAGCACATACCATATTATACAGATAGTTTTGGATTTGGATGAGCACCATATTGTACTGTAGGGTTACTAACTTCTTAACAATAGCACAGTATGCAAGTGTATTTCTGCATGtatattcctttagaatatgcCAAG is a window of Trichomycterus rosablanca isolate fTriRos1 chromosome 22, fTriRos1.hap1, whole genome shotgun sequence DNA encoding:
- the stat3 gene encoding signal transducer and activator of transcription 3 isoform X2, whose translation is MAQWNQLQQLETRYLEQLYHLYSDSFPMELRQFLAPWIESQDWAYAANKESHATLVFHNLLGEIDQQYSRFLQENNVLYQHNLRRIKQHLQSKYLEKPMEIARIVARCLWEEQRLLQTATTAQQDGQAAQHSGTVVTEKQQLLEHSLQDIRKRVQDMEQKMKMLENLQDDFDFNYKTLKSAGELSQDLNGNSQAAATRQKMAQLEQMLSALDQLRRQIVTEMAGLLQAMDFVQKNLTDEELADWKRRQQIACIGGPPNICLDRLETWITSLAESQLQIRQQIKKLEELQQKVSYKGDPIVQHRPALEEKIVDLFRNLMKSAFVVERQPCMPMHPDRPLVIKTGVQFTNKVRLLVKFPELNYQLKIKVCIDKESGDVAAIRGSRKFNILGTNTKVMNMEESNNGSLSAEFKHLTLREQRCGNGGRTNSDASLIVTEELHLITFETEVYHQGLKIDLETHSLPVVVISNICQMPNAWASILWYNMLTNHPKNVNFFTKPPVGTWDQVAEVLSWQFSSTTKRGLTIEQLTTLAEKLLGQCVNYSGCQITWAKFCKENMAGKGFSFWVWLDNIIDLVKKYILALWNEGYIMGFISKERERAILSPKPPGTFLLRFSESSKEGGITFTWVEKDISGKTQIQSVEPYTKQQLNSMSFAEIIMGYKIMDATNILVSPLVYLFPDIPKEEAFGKYCRPEAQPDSEFPDPTCVIQPYLKTKFICVTPTNSGNTSDLFPMSPRTLDSLMHNEAEASQGPLCDSLTLDMESDAASPM
- the stat3 gene encoding signal transducer and activator of transcription 3 isoform X1, with amino-acid sequence MAQWNQLQQLETRYLEQLYHLYSDSFPMELRQFLAPWIESQDWAYAANKESHATLVFHNLLGEIDQQYSRFLQENNVLYQHNLRRIKQHLQSKYLEKPMEIARIVARCLWEEQRLLQTATTAQQDGQAAQHSGTVVTEKQQLLEHSLQDIRKRVQDMEQKMKMLENLQDDFDFNYKTLKSAGELSQDLNGNSQAAATRQKMAQLEQMLSALDQLRRQIVTEMAGLLQAMDFVQKNLTDEELADWKRRQQIACIGGPPNICLDRLETWITSLAESQLQIRQQIKKLEELQQKVSYKGDPIVQHRPALEEKIVDLFRNLMKSAFVVERQPCMPMHPDRPLVIKTGVQFTNKVRLLVKFPELNYQLKIKVCIDKESGDVAAIRGSRKFNILGTNTKVMNMEESNNGSLSAEFKHLTLREQRCGNGGRTNSDASLIVTEELHLITFETEVYHQGLKIDLETHSLPVVVISNICQMPNAWASILWYNMLTNHPKNVNFFTKPPVGTWDQVAEVLSWQFSSTTKRGLTIEQLTTLAEKLLGQCVNYSGCQITWAKFCKENMAGKGFSFWVWLDNIIDLVKKYILALWNEGYIMGFISKERERAILSPKPPGTFLLRFSESSKEGGITFTWVEKDISGKTQIQSVEPYTKQQLNSMSFAEIIMGYKIMDATNILVSPLVYLFPDIPKEEAFGKYCRPEAQPDSEFPDPTCVIQPYLKTKFICVTPCPSVFMDFPESELLANGFPGTNSGNTSDLFPMSPRTLDSLMHNEAEASQGPLCDSLTLDMESDAASPM